From Haloglomus litoreum, the proteins below share one genomic window:
- a CDS encoding metallophosphoesterase, with protein MLTLVSDTHGTDDPRLDGRTAEAIAEAEVVVHAGDFTTETVLDAFHDAAGTLHAVHGNRDAPAVTDRLPARRALEYGGVRFVAVHGHEHSEQALSLAAREAGADCIVVGHSHRPTLRPLGEVTLLNPGSHADPRQYRPAHVELEPDDGGLAGRFVQPDGTVLETFRIDRGAGQAGTR; from the coding sequence ATGCTCACCCTCGTCTCCGACACGCACGGAACCGACGACCCGCGCCTCGACGGCCGCACGGCCGAGGCCATCGCCGAGGCCGAGGTCGTCGTCCACGCCGGGGACTTCACCACGGAGACGGTCCTCGACGCCTTCCACGACGCCGCCGGGACCCTCCACGCGGTCCACGGCAACCGTGATGCGCCCGCGGTGACCGACCGACTGCCGGCCCGTCGGGCCCTCGAGTACGGCGGCGTCCGGTTCGTCGCCGTCCACGGCCACGAGCACAGCGAACAGGCGCTCTCGCTGGCGGCCCGCGAGGCCGGTGCCGACTGCATCGTCGTCGGTCACTCCCACCGACCGACGCTCCGGCCGCTGGGGGAGGTGACGCTGCTCAATCCGGGGAGCCACGCCGACCCGCGGCAGTACCGGCCGGCCCACGTCGAGCTGGAGCCCGACGACGGGGGACTGGCCGGCCGGTTCGTCCAGCCGGACGGGACGGTGCTCGAGACGTTCAGAATCGACCGGGGCGCGGGACAGGCGGGGACCAGGTGA
- a CDS encoding cation diffusion facilitator family transporter, translating to MASSKSVVLAALVANGLIAILKFVGFLLTGSAAMLSETYHSISDTGNQVFLLIGIRYSGKDRNREHPFGYGKAQFFYSFLVSVFLFGIAGWESLKHGYSAILDPHPPGTGNATLPVVNITFPAVYVNYSVLVGAIVFEAWAFKKAYANMSRQIEENEWSGLREAFKKTSDVTVLTALTEDFIAMAGAGIALFGVYLSRVTGNGIYDAVAAAIIGLMLMGFAVALAWENKRLLLGESMPKEDEVELRGVVEGWDGIDRIVDFRTVYFGPDKVVVMADVEFDEVLDTEEIDERITAIEAALKESNGGIRKVYIEPEA from the coding sequence ATGGCCAGCAGCAAATCAGTCGTCCTCGCCGCGCTCGTCGCCAACGGCCTCATCGCGATCCTGAAGTTCGTCGGCTTCCTGCTGACCGGGAGCGCGGCGATGCTCTCGGAGACGTACCACTCCATCTCCGACACGGGCAACCAGGTGTTCCTCCTCATCGGCATCCGTTACAGCGGGAAGGACCGCAACCGCGAGCACCCGTTCGGCTACGGGAAGGCACAGTTCTTCTACTCCTTCCTGGTCAGCGTCTTCCTGTTCGGCATCGCGGGCTGGGAGAGCCTGAAACACGGCTACAGCGCCATCCTCGACCCGCACCCGCCGGGGACGGGGAACGCGACGCTCCCGGTCGTGAACATCACCTTCCCGGCCGTCTACGTCAACTACAGCGTCCTCGTCGGCGCCATCGTCTTCGAGGCGTGGGCGTTCAAGAAGGCGTACGCCAACATGAGCCGACAGATCGAGGAGAACGAGTGGAGCGGGCTCCGCGAGGCGTTCAAGAAGACCTCCGACGTGACGGTACTGACGGCGCTCACCGAGGACTTCATCGCGATGGCCGGCGCCGGCATCGCCCTGTTCGGCGTCTACCTCTCGCGGGTGACCGGGAACGGCATCTACGACGCCGTCGCGGCGGCCATCATCGGGCTGATGCTCATGGGCTTTGCCGTCGCGCTGGCGTGGGAGAACAAGCGCCTCCTGCTCGGCGAGTCGATGCCGAAGGAGGACGAGGTCGAACTCCGTGGCGTCGTCGAGGGCTGGGACGGGATCGACCGCATCGTCGACTTCCGGACCGTCTACTTCGGGCCGGACAAGGTCGTCGTGATGGCCGACGTCGAGTTCGACGAGGTACTCGACACCGAGGAGATCGACGAACGCATCACCGCCATCGAGGCCGCGCTGAAGGAGTCCAACGGCGGGATCAGGAAGGTCTACATCGAACCGGAAGCGTAG
- a CDS encoding ATP-grasp domain-containing protein, giving the protein MLRLGVATDAETLARVRDPLAERGIETVHLSTAERAVDLTAPGEAYPDVDVGFVFPPRLAEGGVADALLDVPWVNGREAVLRSRHKGEALARLGRAGVPTPDTVVVSNPSGEDALLDALDRVGTPAVVKPNSATRGIGVARVGDADSLLGVTDYLDLLHEFPATGDRSFLVQSLVPDARDFRVMCVEGEYVGAVERRLPDAAREAGRWKHNVHRGAAASGVDLEADLRDLAERAAEALGVPWLGVDLLVADGGAGRAVVNETNARPTVDAATKYEPPFYDRLAALVRRTAEGE; this is encoded by the coding sequence ATGCTCAGACTCGGGGTCGCGACGGACGCCGAGACCCTCGCCCGGGTCCGCGACCCGCTCGCCGAGCGCGGCATCGAGACCGTCCACCTGTCGACCGCCGAGCGGGCGGTCGACCTCACCGCACCCGGCGAGGCGTACCCGGACGTGGACGTGGGGTTCGTCTTCCCCCCGCGGCTGGCGGAGGGTGGCGTCGCCGACGCCCTGCTCGACGTGCCGTGGGTGAACGGTCGCGAGGCCGTGCTCCGGTCGCGCCACAAGGGCGAGGCGCTCGCGCGCCTCGGGCGGGCCGGCGTCCCGACGCCCGACACCGTGGTCGTCTCGAACCCGTCCGGCGAGGACGCGCTGCTCGACGCGCTCGACCGGGTGGGCACGCCCGCCGTCGTCAAGCCCAACTCGGCAACCCGTGGCATCGGGGTCGCGCGGGTGGGTGACGCGGACTCGCTGCTCGGCGTGACCGACTACCTGGACCTGCTCCACGAGTTCCCCGCGACCGGCGACCGCTCCTTCCTCGTCCAGTCGCTCGTCCCCGACGCGCGCGACTTCCGGGTGATGTGCGTCGAGGGCGAGTACGTCGGCGCGGTCGAACGACGACTTCCCGACGCGGCCCGGGAGGCGGGCCGCTGGAAGCACAACGTCCACCGCGGCGCGGCGGCCAGCGGTGTCGACCTCGAGGCCGACCTGCGCGACCTCGCCGAGCGGGCCGCCGAGGCGCTGGGCGTGCCGTGGCTCGGCGTCGATCTGCTGGTCGCCGACGGCGGGGCGGGCCGCGCCGTGGTCAACGAGACGAACGCTCGACCGACGGTCGACGCAGCGACGAAGTACGAGCCCCCGTTCTACGACCGGCTGGCGGCACTCGTCCGGCGGACCGCGGAGGGGGAGTGA
- a CDS encoding PAS domain-containing protein produces MSERGPKGVTPCPDGDGIDVLHLDDDEPFLTLTERWLQTEHEAIEVISTTDPGEAMSLLREEPATDGGAEVTAATRTVADTDTGAGHDPTVTDPPVDCVVSDYDMPGTDGLEFLEQVREHYPDLPFVLFTGKGSEEIASEAISAGVTDYLQKGTGGDRFTVLANRIENAVNQRRAERQAERSAERVRQVFDRITDAFVATDRDLRYTYANDRAIELLDTDREELLGTAMLDAFPEVEGTPFLDAFERAMREQEPVTAEDYFDPLDAWFEIRVFPARDGLSVYFRDVTERKERERRFNAIFNNTFQFTGLMKPDGTLVEANETAVEFAGVDSEDVLGRHLAETAWITEGNRDRIYDAAERAADGEFVRFEMEINGAEGPAIIDFSLKPVTDDRGEVTLLIPEGRDITDLKERERELREERAFAESIFAGLPDALYAFDHEGTFLRWNDRLVEVTGYDDAEVAEMHPLDFIPEDEQTKVAENIAAVVQSGETVTVESFFETKGGERIPYEFTGAPLVDQDGTELGLVGIGRDVTERREREREFEAVFNNTFQFTGLMEPDGTLVKANDTALAFGGVEPEDVIGKKVWNTHWFQVDEATPERVRQGVQRAREDEFVRYELEVQGAEGTAIIDFSLKPVTDEDGEVVLIVPEGRDITDLKERERELERKNERLEAFASVVSHDLKNPLGVAKANLELFRTGGSESLELVDEAESALDRMERLVEDLLELAEKGRIVDDPEQVDLGPAIHRALSAVEAGDLALRFDGTDRTVAADPERLVQLLENLLVNAVEHAEQEVRIGVEADGHAITVADDGPGVPPDDRERVFEPGYSTSEDGHGFGLAIARNIAEAHGWSLEVTGSDLGGARFVVGGLEAADGDGTSSGVDDAGRGDDTD; encoded by the coding sequence ATGAGCGAGAGGGGACCGAAGGGGGTGACGCCGTGTCCCGACGGTGACGGCATCGATGTCCTCCACCTCGACGACGACGAGCCGTTCCTCACGCTGACCGAGCGCTGGCTCCAGACCGAGCACGAGGCCATCGAGGTGATCTCGACGACGGACCCGGGGGAGGCGATGTCGCTGCTCCGGGAAGAGCCGGCGACCGATGGCGGCGCCGAGGTCACGGCGGCGACCCGCACGGTCGCGGACACGGACACCGGCGCCGGGCACGACCCCACGGTGACCGACCCGCCCGTCGACTGCGTGGTGAGCGACTACGACATGCCGGGGACCGACGGGCTGGAGTTCCTCGAACAGGTCCGCGAGCACTACCCGGACCTCCCGTTCGTGCTGTTCACGGGGAAGGGAAGCGAGGAGATCGCCAGCGAGGCCATCTCCGCCGGCGTCACCGACTACCTCCAGAAGGGGACCGGCGGCGACCGGTTCACGGTGCTGGCCAACCGGATCGAGAACGCCGTGAACCAGCGCCGGGCCGAGCGGCAGGCCGAGCGCTCGGCCGAGCGGGTCCGACAGGTCTTCGACCGCATCACCGACGCGTTCGTCGCCACGGACCGTGACCTGCGCTACACGTACGCCAACGACCGGGCCATCGAGCTGCTGGACACCGATCGCGAGGAGCTCCTGGGGACCGCGATGCTGGATGCGTTCCCCGAGGTCGAGGGGACGCCGTTCCTGGATGCGTTCGAGCGGGCGATGCGCGAGCAGGAGCCGGTCACCGCCGAGGACTACTTCGACCCGCTCGACGCGTGGTTCGAGATCCGCGTGTTCCCCGCCCGCGACGGGCTCTCGGTCTACTTCCGCGACGTGACCGAGCGCAAGGAGCGCGAACGCCGGTTCAACGCCATCTTCAACAACACGTTCCAGTTCACGGGCCTGATGAAGCCCGACGGCACGCTCGTCGAGGCCAACGAGACCGCCGTCGAGTTCGCCGGGGTCGACTCCGAGGACGTGCTCGGCCGGCACCTGGCGGAGACGGCCTGGATCACCGAGGGGAACCGCGACCGCATCTACGACGCTGCCGAGCGGGCCGCCGACGGGGAGTTCGTCCGGTTCGAGATGGAGATCAACGGGGCCGAGGGGCCGGCGATCATCGACTTCTCGCTCAAGCCAGTCACCGACGACCGCGGCGAGGTGACGCTGCTCATCCCCGAGGGGCGCGACATCACCGACCTGAAGGAACGCGAGCGAGAGCTCCGCGAGGAGCGGGCCTTCGCCGAGAGCATCTTCGCCGGGCTCCCGGACGCGCTGTACGCCTTCGACCACGAGGGGACGTTCCTCCGCTGGAACGACCGGCTCGTCGAGGTCACGGGGTACGACGACGCCGAGGTCGCGGAGATGCACCCGCTCGATTTCATCCCGGAGGACGAGCAGACGAAGGTCGCCGAGAACATCGCGGCGGTGGTCCAGTCGGGCGAGACCGTCACCGTCGAGAGCTTCTTCGAGACCAAGGGTGGCGAGCGCATCCCCTACGAGTTCACGGGCGCGCCGCTGGTCGACCAGGACGGCACCGAACTCGGGCTCGTGGGCATCGGCCGGGACGTGACCGAGCGCCGCGAGCGCGAACGCGAGTTCGAGGCGGTGTTCAACAACACGTTCCAGTTCACGGGCCTGATGGAGCCCGACGGGACGCTGGTGAAGGCCAACGACACCGCGCTGGCGTTCGGCGGCGTCGAGCCCGAGGACGTCATCGGGAAGAAGGTCTGGAACACCCACTGGTTCCAGGTCGACGAGGCGACGCCGGAACGGGTCCGGCAGGGCGTCCAGCGCGCCCGCGAGGACGAGTTCGTCCGGTACGAACTGGAGGTCCAGGGGGCCGAGGGGACCGCCATCATCGACTTCTCGCTCAAGCCCGTCACCGACGAGGACGGCGAGGTCGTCCTCATCGTACCCGAGGGGCGGGACATCACCGACCTCAAGGAGCGCGAGCGGGAGCTGGAGCGCAAGAACGAGCGGCTGGAGGCGTTCGCCAGCGTCGTCAGCCACGACCTGAAGAACCCGCTCGGAGTCGCGAAGGCGAACCTCGAACTGTTCCGGACGGGCGGGAGCGAGAGCCTCGAACTCGTCGACGAGGCCGAGTCGGCCCTCGACCGGATGGAGCGCCTGGTCGAGGACCTGCTCGAGCTCGCGGAGAAGGGCCGCATCGTCGACGACCCCGAACAGGTCGACCTCGGCCCGGCCATCCACCGGGCACTCTCGGCCGTCGAGGCCGGCGACCTGGCCCTGCGGTTCGACGGGACCGACCGGACCGTCGCGGCGGACCCCGAGCGGCTGGTACAGCTGCTGGAGAACCTCCTCGTCAACGCCGTCGAACACGCCGAGCAGGAGGTCCGGATCGGCGTCGAGGCCGACGGGCACGCCATCACCGTCGCGGACGACGGCCCCGGGGTGCCGCCGGACGACCGCGAGCGGGTCTTCGAGCCCGGCTACTCGACATCCGAGGACGGCCACGGGTTCGGGCTCGCCATCGCGCGCAACATCGCCGAGGCCCACGGCTGGTCGCTGGAGGTGACCGGAAGCGACCTCGGCGGCGCCCGGTTCGTCGTCGGCGGGCTCGAGGCGGCCGACGGCGACGGCACGAGTTCCGGGGTCGATGACGCCGGTCGCGGGGACGACACCGACTGA
- a CDS encoding Hsp20/alpha crystallin family protein codes for MRRDDRDDDPFSDVSDFFREIERMMGGPDSGFGDDVHFRVDREDDLVRVVGDLPGVDKEAIDVQCDGHDLIVGADTDRHEYRERIDLPVRVDEHSAAATFNNGVLEITLERAESGTGIDLE; via the coding sequence ATGCGCCGCGACGACCGCGACGACGACCCGTTCTCGGATGTCTCCGACTTCTTCCGCGAGATCGAGCGGATGATGGGTGGCCCGGACTCGGGCTTCGGCGACGACGTCCACTTCCGGGTCGACCGCGAGGACGACCTGGTGCGGGTGGTGGGCGACCTCCCCGGCGTCGACAAGGAGGCCATCGACGTCCAGTGTGACGGCCACGATCTCATCGTCGGAGCCGACACCGACCGCCACGAGTACCGCGAGCGGATCGACCTCCCGGTCCGGGTCGACGAACACTCCGCGGCGGCCACCTTCAACAACGGCGTGCTCGAGATCACGCTGGAGCGCGCCGAGAGCGGCACCGGTATCGACCTCGAGTGA
- a CDS encoding type II glyceraldehyde-3-phosphate dehydrogenase: MIQVAVNGYGTIGKRVADAVTLQPDMELVGVAKTSPNHEAELAVENGYPLYAAVEDRIELFDEAGIDLAGTVNELVEAADIVVDACPSGIGADNKSMYEELDTPALYQGGESADLVDTSFNARANYGDAEGADHVRVVSCNTTGLSRLLAPLDETYGVEKARVTLVRRGGDPGQTGRGPINDILPNPVTLPSHHGPDVNTIFPDLSIDTLGLKVPATLMHTHSVNVQLEPDPADMPSADEVRELLAGEERTFMVQPKHDIDGAGKLKEYALDRGRPRGDLWENCIWSESISVEDDDCYLFQAIHQESDVVPENVDAIRAVLGAADAAESRDRTNETMGLGL; the protein is encoded by the coding sequence ATGATTCAGGTCGCGGTCAACGGCTACGGGACCATCGGCAAGCGCGTCGCGGACGCCGTCACGCTCCAGCCCGACATGGAGCTGGTCGGCGTGGCGAAGACCAGCCCCAACCACGAGGCGGAACTCGCCGTCGAGAACGGCTACCCGCTGTACGCGGCGGTCGAGGACCGCATCGAGCTGTTCGACGAGGCCGGCATCGACCTCGCGGGGACGGTCAACGAACTCGTCGAGGCCGCGGATATCGTCGTCGACGCCTGCCCGTCGGGCATCGGCGCCGACAACAAGTCGATGTACGAGGAGCTGGACACGCCCGCGCTCTACCAGGGTGGCGAGTCCGCCGACCTCGTGGACACGTCGTTCAACGCCCGCGCGAACTACGGCGACGCCGAGGGTGCCGACCACGTCCGCGTCGTCTCGTGCAACACGACCGGCCTCTCCCGGCTGCTCGCCCCGCTCGACGAGACCTACGGCGTCGAGAAGGCCCGCGTGACGCTCGTCCGGCGCGGTGGCGACCCGGGCCAGACCGGCCGCGGCCCCATCAACGACATCCTCCCGAACCCGGTGACGCTCCCGAGCCACCACGGCCCGGACGTGAACACCATCTTCCCGGACCTGTCCATCGACACGCTCGGGCTGAAGGTGCCGGCGACGCTGATGCACACCCACTCCGTGAACGTCCAGCTCGAACCCGACCCCGCGGACATGCCGAGCGCCGACGAGGTGCGCGAGCTGCTGGCGGGCGAGGAGCGGACGTTCATGGTCCAGCCGAAGCACGACATCGACGGCGCGGGCAAGCTCAAGGAGTACGCGCTGGACCGCGGCCGGCCGCGCGGCGACCTCTGGGAGAACTGCATCTGGAGCGAGTCCATCAGCGTCGAGGACGACGACTGCTACCTGTTCCAGGCCATCCACCAGGAGTCCGACGTGGTGCCCGAGAACGTCGACGCCATCCGCGCGGTCCTGGGCGCGGCCGACGCCGCCGAGTCGCGCGACCGGACGAACGAGACGATGGGGCTCGGGCTGTAG
- a CDS encoding DUF7472 family protein: protein MAPDRETMVEIAVAIAAVVLFAAGIVAVGMSSGRNIDGLLLVGAIAAFVVVMALIGTAFAYR from the coding sequence ATGGCCCCCGACAGGGAGACGATGGTCGAGATTGCCGTCGCCATCGCCGCCGTCGTGCTGTTCGCTGCCGGAATCGTCGCCGTCGGGATGTCCTCCGGCCGGAACATCGACGGCCTCCTGCTGGTCGGCGCCATCGCCGCCTTCGTCGTGGTGATGGCGCTCATCGGGACCGCGTTCGCGTATCGCTAG
- a CDS encoding SWIM zinc finger family protein, translated as MVEHITDTTADARSARRAGAGGDGGDSENGRGPQPLAPDTSRLDGRSARAWTEPMAVTALGEGRYEVENREGRAYVVDLPDGDCTCPDHRIRGESCKHLRRVAIEVTRGQVPAPGKVRGTCRACGREAFVPEDGPSFCRGCRLGPGDLATDRETGDAVLVVRVTDDPADAVEVDGTGRSVADYETNAGYPRDDPVVEVVYPFGGGKPLDERRRYSFPHSRLLPRDAALVDAGVGDA; from the coding sequence GTGGTCGAGCACATCACCGACACCACGGCGGACGCGCGGTCGGCGCGACGGGCCGGCGCGGGCGGCGACGGCGGGGACTCCGAGAACGGCCGCGGTCCCCAGCCACTCGCGCCCGACACGAGTCGCCTCGACGGTCGCTCGGCCCGCGCCTGGACCGAACCCATGGCGGTGACGGCTCTGGGCGAGGGCCGCTACGAGGTGGAGAACCGCGAGGGCCGGGCGTACGTCGTCGACCTCCCCGACGGGGACTGCACCTGCCCGGACCACCGCATCCGCGGGGAGTCGTGCAAGCACCTCCGCCGCGTCGCCATCGAGGTGACGCGGGGCCAGGTTCCCGCCCCGGGGAAGGTCCGTGGCACCTGCCGGGCCTGCGGCCGGGAGGCGTTCGTCCCCGAGGACGGCCCCTCGTTCTGCCGGGGCTGTCGGCTGGGACCGGGCGACCTCGCGACCGACCGCGAGACCGGCGACGCCGTCCTCGTGGTCCGCGTGACCGACGACCCCGCCGACGCGGTCGAGGTCGACGGGACTGGCCGCTCGGTCGCGGACTACGAGACGAACGCGGGCTACCCCCGCGACGACCCGGTCGTCGAGGTGGTCTACCCGTTCGGCGGCGGGAAGCCGCTGGACGAGCGCCGCCGCTACTCCTTCCCGCACTCGCGGCTCCTCCCCCGCGACGCCGCGCTGGTGGACGCCGGCGTCGGCGACGCCTGA